From the genome of Deinococcus sp. AJ005, one region includes:
- the hutU gene encoding urocanate hydratase — protein MTSTQPDAHVIRAPRGPQRTAKGWIQEAAKRMLMNNLDPEVAEHPEELVVYGGRGKAARNWEAFHKIVETLDRLENDETLLIQSGKPVAVLRTHEFAPRVILANSNLVPNWATWEEFDRLDQAGLMMYGQMTAGSWIYIGTQGILQGTYETFASAADKHFGGSLKGTITVTAGLGGMGGAQPLAVKLAGGVSITVEVDPTRIQKRLETRYLDEVADNLEDAIKRAEKYKAAGEARSIGLLGNAAEIIPQLVELNWTPDLITDQTSAHDPMWGYLPITTPDEDAAVLRKDQPEAYKQRAYDAMAAHVWAILELQKRGAVAFDYGNNLRQRAKEAGVEDAFNYPGFVPAFIRDSFCEGRGPFRWVALSGDPEDIYATDKALLELFPDDVRLQSWLSYAADQIAFQGLPARICWLGYRERDKAAKLFNDMVADGRLKAPIVIGRDHLDAGSVASPYRETEAMLDGSDAVSDWPLLNFGIGIASGAAWMSFHHGGGVGMGFSQHSGLVALADGTPEAAERLSRCLTNDPAMGVLRHADAGYGLAQDVARERGLDLPSLGIK, from the coding sequence ATGACCTCAACCCAGCCCGATGCTCACGTCATCCGCGCTCCCCGTGGCCCGCAGCGCACCGCGAAAGGCTGGATTCAGGAAGCCGCCAAGCGCATGCTGATGAACAACCTGGACCCGGAGGTGGCCGAACACCCCGAGGAGCTGGTGGTCTACGGCGGACGCGGCAAGGCGGCGCGCAACTGGGAGGCGTTCCACAAGATCGTGGAGACGCTGGACCGTCTGGAAAATGACGAAACGCTGCTGATCCAGTCTGGTAAACCCGTGGCCGTGCTGCGAACCCACGAATTTGCCCCGCGCGTGATTCTCGCCAATTCCAATCTGGTGCCGAACTGGGCCACCTGGGAGGAATTTGACCGTCTGGATCAGGCCGGATTGATGATGTACGGCCAGATGACCGCCGGAAGCTGGATTTACATCGGCACTCAGGGCATCTTGCAGGGAACCTATGAAACCTTTGCAAGTGCGGCGGACAAACACTTCGGCGGCAGCCTGAAGGGGACCATCACCGTCACCGCCGGGCTGGGCGGTATGGGCGGGGCGCAGCCGCTGGCGGTCAAGCTGGCCGGGGGCGTCAGCATCACCGTGGAAGTGGACCCCACCCGCATTCAGAAGCGTCTAGAAACCCGCTATCTGGACGAGGTGGCCGACAATTTGGAGGATGCCATCAAACGCGCCGAGAAGTACAAGGCGGCGGGAGAGGCCCGCTCTATCGGCCTGCTGGGCAACGCCGCCGAGATCATCCCGCAACTGGTGGAGCTGAACTGGACCCCGGATCTGATCACAGACCAGACCAGCGCCCACGATCCGATGTGGGGTTATCTGCCCATCACCACACCTGACGAGGACGCCGCCGTTCTGCGGAAAGACCAGCCCGAGGCTTATAAGCAGCGGGCCTATGACGCGATGGCCGCCCATGTCTGGGCCATTCTGGAACTCCAGAAACGCGGCGCGGTGGCCTTTGATTACGGCAACAACCTGCGCCAGCGCGCTAAGGAAGCGGGCGTGGAGGACGCCTTCAATTACCCCGGTTTCGTCCCCGCCTTCATCCGCGATTCCTTCTGCGAGGGGCGCGGGCCGTTCCGCTGGGTGGCCCTCTCTGGCGATCCCGAAGATATTTATGCCACCGATAAAGCCTTGCTGGAACTGTTTCCCGACGACGTGCGCCTGCAATCCTGGCTCAGTTATGCCGCCGATCAGATCGCCTTTCAGGGGCTGCCCGCCCGTATCTGTTGGCTGGGTTACCGCGAACGCGATAAAGCCGCGAAGTTGTTCAACGACATGGTGGCCGATGGCCGACTGAAAGCTCCCATCGTCATTGGACGCGATCATCTGGATGCGGGGAGTGTTGCCAGCCCCTACCGCGAAACCGAGGCCATGCTGGACGGCTCTGACGCCGTGAGCGACTGGCCCCTGCTGAACTTCGGCATTGGCATTGCGTCTGGCGCGGCGTGGATGAGCTTTCACCACGGCGGCGGCGTGGGCATGGGCTTCTCGCAGCACTCCGGTCTGGTGGCCCTGGCCGACGGCACCCCGGAAGCCGCCGAACGCCTGAGCCGCTGCCTGACCAACGATCCCGCAATGGGCGTGTTGCGCCACGCCGACGCCGGATATGGGCTGGCGCAGGACGTGGCGCGGGAGCGTGGGCTGGATTTGCCGAGCCTGGGGATAAAGTAG
- the sdaAB gene encoding L-serine ammonia-lyase, iron-sulfur-dependent subunit beta: MSLLDMIGPVMIGPSSSHTAGACRLGLVAHHLLGEAPKRAKIGLHASFAKTGRGHGTHLALVAGLLGFMPDDARLPRAFEEAAAAGLEYEFNAVDLGDVHPNTAHIELYGDEEKVTVQGSSTGGGVILVTAVQGLGVNFGAFSPTVLLRYTDAVGMIARVAATIAADGVNIAALTCTRQTRGGQALLAIELDAALSPQALAFLDHWPDTNWVRLLPKLMDG, encoded by the coding sequence ATGTCCCTCCTTGACATGATTGGCCCGGTGATGATCGGCCCCAGCAGCAGCCACACGGCGGGGGCTTGCCGCCTGGGTCTGGTGGCCCACCATCTGCTGGGCGAGGCCCCGAAGCGGGCGAAGATCGGCCTGCATGCCTCATTTGCCAAGACCGGGCGCGGTCACGGCACCCATCTGGCACTGGTGGCCGGACTGCTGGGCTTCATGCCGGATGATGCCCGCCTTCCCCGCGCCTTTGAGGAAGCAGCGGCGGCGGGCCTTGAGTACGAGTTCAATGCCGTGGACCTGGGTGACGTTCACCCCAACACCGCCCACATTGAGCTATACGGCGATGAGGAGAAGGTCACGGTACAGGGCAGCAGTACGGGTGGCGGCGTGATTCTGGTGACGGCGGTGCAGGGCCTAGGCGTCAACTTCGGCGCGTTCAGCCCCACTGTTTTACTGCGCTATACCGACGCGGTGGGCATGATCGCCCGTGTTGCCGCAACCATCGCCGCCGACGGCGTGAATATCGCTGCCCTGACCTGCACCCGCCAGACGCGCGGCGGTCAGGCGCTGCTGGCGATTGAGCTGGACGCGGCCCTCAGCCCGCAGGCCCTGGCTTTTCTGGACCACTGGCCGGACACCAACTGGGTGCGGTTGCTGCCAAAATTGATGGACGGATAG
- a CDS encoding IclR family transcriptional regulator, translating to MPRTHATVEAAVRVLELFDADRTEWTLTELARHLNQPTSTVHEQLLTLAGSGLLVRVGRGRYRLGWRLLKLSSALYGSLPWYAPAHDAMERLARGTHLLAFLCVLHGDQVLCVARSVQGRDGPPVAGELDFELPAHATASGKLLLALAGQTVPHSTKAFTPHTLTTPTDWDAEAQAIRIQSHALSRDEWALGTSGLAVPVRGEGGTILAALGLSLPTARMNARESLLRALHTTAAEVGWTLGYRGEG from the coding sequence ATGCCCCGCACCCATGCCACCGTTGAAGCCGCCGTCCGGGTGCTGGAACTGTTTGACGCGGACCGCACCGAATGGACCCTGACTGAGCTGGCGCGGCATCTGAATCAGCCCACGTCCACAGTGCATGAGCAACTGCTGACGCTGGCAGGATCGGGGTTGCTGGTGCGGGTGGGACGGGGACGATACCGACTGGGGTGGCGGCTGCTAAAGCTGAGCAGCGCGCTGTACGGCAGCCTGCCGTGGTACGCCCCCGCCCACGACGCGATGGAGCGGCTGGCACGCGGAACGCATCTGCTGGCCTTCCTCTGTGTACTTCACGGCGATCAAGTGTTGTGTGTGGCCCGTAGCGTGCAAGGGCGCGACGGACCGCCAGTGGCTGGAGAATTGGATTTTGAATTGCCCGCCCATGCCACCGCCAGCGGAAAGCTGTTGCTGGCGCTGGCCGGGCAGACTGTCCCCCACTCCACGAAGGCATTCACACCCCACACGCTGACCACGCCCACCGACTGGGATGCCGAGGCACAAGCCATCCGCATTCAGAGTCACGCGCTCAGCCGAGACGAATGGGCGCTGGGAACGAGTGGACTGGCAGTTCCAGTGCGGGGGGAAGGCGGCACGATTCTGGCGGCACTGGGGCTGAGTCTACCCACGGCGCGCATGAACGCCCGCGAAAGCCTGCTGCGCGCTCTGCACACAACGGCGGCAGAGGTAGGCTGGACGCTGGGTTACCGGGGGGAGGGGTGA
- a CDS encoding alpha/beta hydrolase, which yields MSSRKFTRAAGLGLAAALGLTLAACSPQNTLNAVTSTNGLNVTQNVPYGPAPRNVMDVYAPQNVQNAPVVLFIHGGSWQNGSKDGHKFVGESLARAGYVTGVMNYRLAPEHRYPDYIQDAAAALKVLHDTAKSYGGSPDNLFVMGHSAGGFNAVEVVDNARWLKEAGVPISAVRGVIGVAGPYAYDFRGEPTALAFPVGGNPDDIMPDRHVRPDAPPNLLLVAANDTTVDPYNGVTMEAALKKAGVPSELKVLPGLNHITIIAAMARPLNFLGDTRQQVIDFIETHKLQ from the coding sequence ATGTCTTCACGCAAATTCACCCGCGCCGCTGGCCTGGGTCTGGCCGCCGCACTTGGCCTGACGCTGGCTGCCTGCTCGCCCCAGAACACCCTGAACGCCGTGACCTCCACGAACGGACTGAACGTGACCCAGAACGTGCCCTACGGCCCCGCACCGCGCAACGTGATGGATGTGTACGCGCCCCAGAACGTGCAGAACGCCCCGGTGGTGCTGTTCATTCACGGCGGCTCCTGGCAGAACGGCAGCAAGGACGGCCACAAGTTCGTGGGCGAGTCGCTGGCCCGCGCGGGCTACGTGACCGGCGTGATGAATTACCGTCTGGCCCCCGAACACCGCTACCCGGACTACATCCAGGACGCTGCCGCCGCCCTCAAGGTGCTGCACGACACGGCCAAGAGCTACGGCGGCAGCCCCGACAACCTGTTCGTGATGGGCCACTCGGCGGGCGGCTTCAACGCCGTGGAAGTGGTGGACAACGCCCGCTGGCTCAAAGAGGCCGGGGTGCCCATCAGCGCGGTGCGCGGCGTGATTGGCGTGGCTGGGCCATACGCCTACGACTTCCGGGGCGAACCCACTGCCCTTGCCTTTCCAGTCGGCGGCAACCCGGATGACATCATGCCGGACCGCCACGTTCGCCCGGACGCACCGCCCAACCTGCTGCTGGTGGCCGCCAACGACACGACGGTGGACCCCTACAACGGCGTCACGATGGAAGCGGCCCTGAAGAAAGCGGGCGTGCCGTCCGAACTGAAGGTGCTGCCGGGCCTGAACCACATCACCATCATCGCCGCGATGGCGCGGCCCTTGAACTTCTTGGGCGACACCCGGCAGCAGGTGATCGACTTCATCGAGACGCACAAACTGCAATAA
- a CDS encoding lycopene cyclase family protein, with amino-acid sequence MPVDALSDQTTDVLVVGGGPSGLALATELGRRGLSVRVVAPHPPQPFAPTYGSWLDELAGWAQACTAQVWTDVRVYTGPQPTPLLRPYGLLDNARLLEALLERAGERLCWTQGRVAGAEQRGKLWHVRGEVGEEWTARLVVDASGHGGLLLPTPFEGGAALQTAYGIVAHFQRPPSPPGAMVWMDYRAPHLDPAEVRAEPTFLYSMHLGGDRYFVQETSLIARPAPSREFMQARLYARLKALGTPPHDTESDEWVAFPMNAPAPVPGPILAYGAAAGLVHPISGFQVAGALKDAPRVAQAVVTALENGEDAAAAGWDALWPPERRAARGVHLLDLGALLELPGDRLGQFFAAFFHLPAAEWHAFLGPHTGVRELARSMLKVFAHAPNAVRLPLVRAALAHPGVSLRALREAARMKEPARFSHPPDATAGHAMGMTQSDEAQREANSGDVDQQEVVEEGMQGAVGSVNADGLAPGVDREEKLEELRENMAEVSGQQQ; translated from the coding sequence ATGCCTGTGGACGCCCTTTCAGATCAAACAACCGACGTGCTGGTGGTGGGTGGTGGCCCATCCGGTCTGGCGCTGGCCACCGAACTGGGGCGGCGCGGTCTCAGCGTGCGCGTGGTAGCTCCGCATCCGCCGCAGCCGTTTGCCCCCACTTACGGCTCGTGGCTGGACGAGTTGGCCGGCTGGGCGCAGGCTTGCACTGCTCAAGTCTGGACCGACGTGCGGGTCTATACCGGCCCCCAGCCCACGCCCCTGCTGCGGCCTTATGGGCTGCTGGACAATGCCCGTCTGCTGGAAGCGTTGCTGGAGCGGGCAGGGGAGAGACTATGCTGGACGCAGGGCAGGGTGGCGGGCGCGGAACAGCGGGGCAAGCTCTGGCATGTCCGGGGCGAGGTGGGCGAGGAGTGGACGGCGCGGCTGGTAGTAGACGCCTCCGGGCACGGTGGCCTGCTGCTACCCACGCCCTTCGAGGGCGGCGCAGCGTTGCAGACGGCTTACGGCATCGTGGCCCATTTTCAGCGTCCTCCCAGTCCCCCCGGCGCGATGGTCTGGATGGATTACCGCGCTCCTCATCTGGACCCGGCAGAGGTCCGAGCCGAGCCGACGTTCCTGTATTCCATGCATCTGGGCGGGGACCGCTACTTTGTGCAGGAAACCAGCCTGATCGCCCGTCCCGCCCCCAGCCGCGAGTTCATGCAGGCACGTCTGTACGCCCGCCTAAAGGCACTCGGCACGCCCCCGCACGACACCGAATCCGACGAGTGGGTGGCCTTTCCGATGAACGCGCCCGCACCTGTTCCTGGCCCGATCCTGGCTTACGGTGCGGCGGCGGGGCTGGTCCACCCGATCAGCGGGTTTCAGGTGGCCGGGGCGCTGAAGGATGCGCCGCGTGTGGCCCAGGCGGTGGTAACAGCGCTGGAAAATGGGGAGGACGCTGCCGCCGCTGGCTGGGACGCCCTCTGGCCCCCGGAACGCCGCGCCGCGCGGGGGGTGCATCTGCTGGACCTGGGAGCATTATTGGAACTGCCGGGGGACCGTCTGGGGCAATTCTTCGCGGCCTTCTTCCACCTGCCCGCCGCTGAGTGGCACGCCTTTCTTGGGCCTCATACCGGGGTGCGCGAGCTGGCGCGTAGCATGCTCAAAGTGTTTGCCCACGCCCCAAACGCTGTGCGGCTGCCGCTGGTCCGCGCCGCGCTGGCCCATCCTGGCGTCAGCCTGCGCGCCCTGCGTGAAGCGGCCCGCATGAAGGAACCTGCCCGCTTTTCCCATCCTCCAGACGCCACGGCAGGCCACGCTATGGGCATGACCCAATCTGATGAAGCCCAGCGTGAAGCCAACAGCGGTGACGTGGACCAGCAGGAAGTGGTTGAGGAGGGCATGCAGGGCGCAGTCGGTAGCGTGAATGCCGATGGTCTGGCCCCCGGCGTGGACCGCGAGGAAAAGCTGGAAGAACTGCGCGAGAACATGGCGGAAGTCAGCGGCCAGCAGCAGTAA